One window from the genome of Schistocerca piceifrons isolate TAMUIC-IGC-003096 chromosome 1, iqSchPice1.1, whole genome shotgun sequence encodes:
- the LOC124762954 gene encoding facilitated trehalose transporter Tret1-like, translating into MAVRADYVSLATTLIYASYGSFMGWPAPTLLILESEDSPVLLTADEGSWLASINSLTMLVGIFAAGFTVDRVGRKKLLLAAAVPLLVWWLMVAFADSFGMLLAARSIGSLSGGLINTVMPMYLSEIADADIRGTIITVHNVLTDTGSLLIYCLGPYLSITNAAAICATLPVIFFITFVWMPESPYFLLMRRTEQDAVNTLQKIKGNLSPEELKAELDMMHDSIRRKQETKGKLKDLLTIPVHRRTLLVTLGFIILQMSTGAIALSTYTNTIYKMSGSELDPNLSSIMQISVQLLSSVGASLVIDRFGRKTLAMVSLVTCGVCLAVEGAYFYVNDVRGDVPSAFAWVPLAAMIGFNVSFSFGAGSVLYPIIGEIYHVSVKGAATPINTTVIALYGFFLKKMFQVVSDSVGAYWSFWAFSVLCVCGAVYTYFLLPETKGKTFAQINQEMDARFGGSSRQLTVDLGNEEPE; encoded by the exons CGACACTGATCTACGCGTCGTACGGGTCGTTCATGGGATGGCCCGCGCCGACTCTGCTCATCCTCGAGTCTGAGGACTCGCCCGTCCTGTTGACGGCCGACGAGGGCTCGTGGCTGGCGTCCATCAACTCGCTCACCATGCTGGTCGGCATATTCGCCGCCGGGTTCACCGTGGACCGCGTGGGCCGGAAGAAGCTGCTGCTGGCCGCCGCCGTGCCCCTCCTCGTCTGGTGGCTGATGGTCGCCTTCGCCGACTCCTTCGGCATGCTGCTTGCCGCGAGGTCAATCGGCAGCCTCAGTGGCGGACTCATCAACACCGTGATGCCAATGTACCTGTCTGAAATTGCCGACGCCGACATACGGGGCACAATCATAACTGTTCACAATGTGCTGACGGATACTGGCAGTTTGTTGATCTACTGCCTCGGCCCTTACCTCTCTATTACAAATGCCGCTGCTATTTGTGCAACCTTACCCGTTATTTTTTTCATCACCTTTGTATGGATGCCCGAATCACCGTACTTCCTTTTAATGCGACGCACGGAACAAGATGCCGTCAATACACTTCAGAAGATAAAGGGAAATCTCAGCCCCGAGGAGCTAAAGGCGGAACTGGACATGATGCATGACAGCATACGGCGGAAGCAAGAAACGAAAGGAAAGCTTAAAGACTTGCTGACCATACCAGTGCATCGTCGGACACTGCTCGTAACATTAGGTTTCATTATACTGCAAATGTCCACCGGCGCTATAGCGCTGTCGACTTACACGAACACGATATACAAAATGAGCGGCAGTGAACTCGATCCGAACTTGTCCTCTATTATGCAGATCTCTGTCCAGCTCTTGTCGAGTGTCGGTGCGTCGTTAGTGATTGACCGGTTCGGTCGGAAGACGCTCGCCATGGTGTCTCTGGTAACCTGCGGCGTCTGCCTCGCTGTTGAGGGCGCCTACTTCTACGTCAACGACGTCCGAGGAGACGTCCCTTCCGCCTTCGCCTGGGTGCCACTCGCTGCCATGATTGGCTTCAAT GTCTCCTTCAGTTTCGGCGCAGGTTCAGTCCTCTACCCGATAATAGGCGAGATATACCACGTCTCTGTAAAGGGCGCCGCCACACCCATCAACACGACGGTGATAGCGCTGTACGGCTTCTTCTTGAAGAAGATGTTCCAGGTGGTGTCGGACAGCGTGGGCGCCTACTGGTCCTTCTGGGCCTTCTCCGTGCTGTGTGTGTGCGGCGCTGTgtacacctacttcctgctgcccGAGACCAAGGGCAAGACGTTCGCGCAGATCAACCAGGAGATGGACGCTCGATTCGGCGGAAGTAGTCGGCAACTCACTGTTGATCTCGGAAATGAGGAACCTGAGTGA